One stretch of Paramormyrops kingsleyae isolate MSU_618 chromosome 4, PKINGS_0.4, whole genome shotgun sequence DNA includes these proteins:
- the LOC111854340 gene encoding uncharacterized protein isoform X3, with protein sequence MSSKVVNSLAKVFDPKSVAVMGKPGKLPTEVDGHPVTFSHIQTKIDSLSDKIDKLIHIQEKVLHRLDGLSQDIDGIEKDVETLKVDKEEIHVLPPKQQDMKVTNEMKAMCQEMNSVISAVSQRSEQHSRKLDGMERLMMGIQQVVSLIGENVKSSCLMELLFKEPPARKARATSNKLREHRGRANLKASKSQGKKKPPDTPEIAALRKQVQLLEEVQRFNRLNDERLHQDKALEVGGMVDNTLEEESYIDPTMINIIPDAPRIPVAEEVEVSEQKGKKITELNKLERDKPLILTKHKDKGDKWEEEPGRVQVHDVQVEAKEEEEHEQQGDMTICDGEQPSDNDGTEPKNVLTENSPTIEAFEYMNSHEKNIQVFHESMVELNQTSEVISYRKSDATKGDFEKDKHGTSCMNEEEEKQEPMKDNDSAMTAQMEEEEKEGKDRTEVEMEESDVEDDVEETEEEYFIDCSPPPSAPFKHRIVSAKPNQISNFYSINKQEILGGGRFGQVHKCIENSSGLTFAAKIIKAKSLKEKDFVKNEVLVMNQLDHANLIQLYAAYESRTDVILVLEYVDGGELFDRIIDENYKLTELDSIMFIRQICDGIQHMHKMYILHLDLKPENIMCVSRITNKIKIIDFGLARKFSSASP encoded by the exons ATGAGTTCAAAAGTAGTTAATTCACTGGCAAAGGTTTTTGACCCCAAATCTGTCGCTGTCATGGGAAAACCAGGAAAGCTACCCACGGAAGTTGACGGGCACCCTGTAACCTTCTCCCACATCCAGACTAAGATCGATTCTTTGAGTGACAAGATAGACAAGCTCATCCACATCCAGGAGAAGGTTCTCCACCGGCTGGATGGCTTGTCTCAGGACATCGACGGCATTGAAAAGGACGTAGAGACACTGAAGGTGGACAAGGAGGAGATCCATGTGCTGCCTCCCAAGCAGCAGGACATGAAAGTCACCAACGAGATGAAAGCGATGTGCCAGGAGATGAACAGCGTCATATCAGCCGTCAGCCAGAGGTCTGAGCAGCACTCCAGAAAGCTGGACGGGATGGAGAGGTTGATGATGGGCATCCAACAGGTCGTCAGCTTAATCGGAGAAAATGTGAAGAGCTCCTGCCTCATGGAGCTGCTTTTCAAAGAGCCTCCGGCTCGCAAGGCCAGGGCAACGTCGAACAAG CTGAGAGAACACAGAGGACGTGCAAATCTAAAGGCCTCGAAATCCCAGGGGAAGAAGAAGCCTCCAGACACACCAG AAATAGCCGCCTTAAGGAAACAGGTCCAGCTTCTTGAAGAAGTTCAGAGATTCAACAGGCTGAATGATGAGAGACTGCACCAAGACAAAGCTCTTGAGGTTGGAGGTATGGTGGACAATACCTTGGAAGAGGAAAGTTACATAGATCCCACCATGATAAATATTATCCCGGATGCTCCCCGCATCCCTGTGGCAGAAGAGGTCGAGGTTTCAGAACAGAAAGGAAAGAAGATAACGGAGTTGAACAAGCTGGAGAGGGACAAGCCATTGATTCTTACCAAGCATAAAGACAAGGGTGACAAATGGGAAGAAGAACCAGGACGTGTTCAAGTTCATGATGTGCAGGTGGAGGCCAAGGAAGAAGAAGAACATGAGCAACAAGGAGACATGACCATTTGTGACGGTGAACAGCCCTCAGATAATGATGGAACTGAACCTAAAAATGTTCTTACAGAAAATAGTCCTACCATAGAAGCTTTCGAATACATGAACAG CCatgaaaaaaacatacaagTGTTTCATGAGTCGATGGTGGAGCTGAATCAGACCAGTGAGGTCATTTCCTATAGGAAATCGGACGCGACAAAAGGAGACTTTGAGAAGGATAAACATGGGACAAGTTGCATGAATGAAGAGGAAGAAAAGCAGGAACCTATGAAAGACAATGATTCTGCCATGACAGCACAGATGGAGGAAGAGGAAAAAGAGGGGAAGGACAGGACAGAGGTAGAGATGGAAGAGTCAGATGTGGAAGATGATGTGGAAGAGACTGAAGAAGAGTACTTCATAG ACTGCAGtccccccccctctgccccctTCAAGCATCGCATTGTGTCAGCGAAACCCAACCAAATCTCCAACTTCTATTCGATCAACAAACAGGAAATCCTCGGAGG GGGTCGTTTTGGCCAAGTGCACAAGTGCATAGAGAATTCATCAGGTCTTACCTTTGCTGCAAAGATCATCAAAGCAAAATCCCTGAAAGAGAAG GACTTTGTGAAGAATGAGGTTCTGGTGATGAACCAGCTGGACCATGCTAACCTGATCCAGCTGTATGCTGCCTATGAATCCAGGACTGACGTCATTCTTGTCTTGGAGTA CGTGGATGGAGGTGAGCTGTTTGACAGGATCATCGACGAGAACTACAAGCTGACTGAGTTGGACTCTATCATGTTCATCCGCCAAATTTGTGATGGGATCCAGCACATGCACAAAATGTACATCCTCCATCTGGACCTTAAG CCAGAGAACATAATGTGTGTGAGCAGAATCACAAACAAGATCAAGATCATTGACTTCGGGTTAGCCAGAAA gttctcctctgcctctccatgA
- the LOC111854340 gene encoding uncharacterized protein isoform X1, which yields MSSKVVNSLAKVFDPKSVAVMGKPGKLPTEVDGHPVTFSHIQTKIDSLSDKIDKLIHIQEKVLHRLDGLSQDIDGIEKDVETLKVDKEEIHVLPPKQQDMKVTNEMKAMCQEMNSVISAVSQRSEQHSRKLDGMERLMMGIQQVVSLIGENVKSSCLMELLFKEPPARKARATSNKLREHRGRANLKASKSQGKKKPPDTPEIAALRKQVQLLEEVQRFNRLNDERLHQDKALEVGGMVDNTLEEESYIDPTMINIIPDAPRIPVAEEVEVSEQKGKKITELNKLERDKPLILTKHKDKGDKWEEEPGRVQVHDVQVEAKEEEEHEQQGDMTICDGEQPSDNDGTEPKNVLTENSPTIEAFEYMNSHEKNIQVFHESMVELNQTSEVISYRKSDATKGDFEKDKHGTSCMNEEEEKQEPMKDNDSAMTAQMEEEEKEGKDRTEVEMEESDVEDDVEETEEEYFIDCSPPPSAPFKHRIVSAKPNQISNFYSINKQEILGGGRFGQVHKCIENSSGLTFAAKIIKAKSLKEKDFVKNEVLVMNQLDHANLIQLYAAYESRTDVILVLEYVDGGELFDRIIDENYKLTELDSIMFIRQICDGIQHMHKMYILHLDLKPENIMCVSRITNKIKIIDFGLARKFNPQEKLKVSFGTPEFLAPEVVNYDYVSFSTDMWSLGVITYMLLSSLSPFLGDDNNETLNNILACQWSFQEVEFTDISEEAKDFISKLLVVNKSWRISASEALRHAWLSNPVLHHHLHEKKNMCRSRRSSCVSLCSA from the exons ATGAGTTCAAAAGTAGTTAATTCACTGGCAAAGGTTTTTGACCCCAAATCTGTCGCTGTCATGGGAAAACCAGGAAAGCTACCCACGGAAGTTGACGGGCACCCTGTAACCTTCTCCCACATCCAGACTAAGATCGATTCTTTGAGTGACAAGATAGACAAGCTCATCCACATCCAGGAGAAGGTTCTCCACCGGCTGGATGGCTTGTCTCAGGACATCGACGGCATTGAAAAGGACGTAGAGACACTGAAGGTGGACAAGGAGGAGATCCATGTGCTGCCTCCCAAGCAGCAGGACATGAAAGTCACCAACGAGATGAAAGCGATGTGCCAGGAGATGAACAGCGTCATATCAGCCGTCAGCCAGAGGTCTGAGCAGCACTCCAGAAAGCTGGACGGGATGGAGAGGTTGATGATGGGCATCCAACAGGTCGTCAGCTTAATCGGAGAAAATGTGAAGAGCTCCTGCCTCATGGAGCTGCTTTTCAAAGAGCCTCCGGCTCGCAAGGCCAGGGCAACGTCGAACAAG CTGAGAGAACACAGAGGACGTGCAAATCTAAAGGCCTCGAAATCCCAGGGGAAGAAGAAGCCTCCAGACACACCAG AAATAGCCGCCTTAAGGAAACAGGTCCAGCTTCTTGAAGAAGTTCAGAGATTCAACAGGCTGAATGATGAGAGACTGCACCAAGACAAAGCTCTTGAGGTTGGAGGTATGGTGGACAATACCTTGGAAGAGGAAAGTTACATAGATCCCACCATGATAAATATTATCCCGGATGCTCCCCGCATCCCTGTGGCAGAAGAGGTCGAGGTTTCAGAACAGAAAGGAAAGAAGATAACGGAGTTGAACAAGCTGGAGAGGGACAAGCCATTGATTCTTACCAAGCATAAAGACAAGGGTGACAAATGGGAAGAAGAACCAGGACGTGTTCAAGTTCATGATGTGCAGGTGGAGGCCAAGGAAGAAGAAGAACATGAGCAACAAGGAGACATGACCATTTGTGACGGTGAACAGCCCTCAGATAATGATGGAACTGAACCTAAAAATGTTCTTACAGAAAATAGTCCTACCATAGAAGCTTTCGAATACATGAACAG CCatgaaaaaaacatacaagTGTTTCATGAGTCGATGGTGGAGCTGAATCAGACCAGTGAGGTCATTTCCTATAGGAAATCGGACGCGACAAAAGGAGACTTTGAGAAGGATAAACATGGGACAAGTTGCATGAATGAAGAGGAAGAAAAGCAGGAACCTATGAAAGACAATGATTCTGCCATGACAGCACAGATGGAGGAAGAGGAAAAAGAGGGGAAGGACAGGACAGAGGTAGAGATGGAAGAGTCAGATGTGGAAGATGATGTGGAAGAGACTGAAGAAGAGTACTTCATAG ACTGCAGtccccccccctctgccccctTCAAGCATCGCATTGTGTCAGCGAAACCCAACCAAATCTCCAACTTCTATTCGATCAACAAACAGGAAATCCTCGGAGG GGGTCGTTTTGGCCAAGTGCACAAGTGCATAGAGAATTCATCAGGTCTTACCTTTGCTGCAAAGATCATCAAAGCAAAATCCCTGAAAGAGAAG GACTTTGTGAAGAATGAGGTTCTGGTGATGAACCAGCTGGACCATGCTAACCTGATCCAGCTGTATGCTGCCTATGAATCCAGGACTGACGTCATTCTTGTCTTGGAGTA CGTGGATGGAGGTGAGCTGTTTGACAGGATCATCGACGAGAACTACAAGCTGACTGAGTTGGACTCTATCATGTTCATCCGCCAAATTTGTGATGGGATCCAGCACATGCACAAAATGTACATCCTCCATCTGGACCTTAAG CCAGAGAACATAATGTGTGTGAGCAGAATCACAAACAAGATCAAGATCATTGACTTCGGGTTAGCCAGAAA GTTTAATCCCCAGGAGAAGCTGAAGGTGAGCTTTGGGACACCGGAGTTCCTTGCACCAGAGGTGGTTAATTATGATTACGTCTCTTTTTCCACGGACATGTGGAGCTTGGGAGTCATAACCTACATGCT GCTCAGCAGCCTGTCACCTTTCCTCGGGGATGACAACAATGAGACTCTGAACAACATCCTGGCCTGCCAGTGGAGCTTTCAGGAAGTGGAGTTTACTGACATTTCTGAGGAAGCGAAGGATTTCATCTCCAAGCTCCTTGTTGTCAATAAAAG CTGGAGGATCAGTGCTTCAGAAGCTCTGAGACATGCCTGGCTCTCAAATCCAGTTCTCCACCACCATCTCCATGAAAAG AAGAACATGTGCCGCTCTCGCCGGTCATCCTGTGTCTCCCTCTGCAGCGCTTAG
- the LOC111854340 gene encoding uncharacterized protein isoform X2: MSSKVVNSLAKVFDPKSVAVMGKPGKLPTEVDGHPVTFSHIQTKIDSLSDKIDKLIHIQEKVLHRLDGLSQDIDGIEKDVETLKVDKEEIHVLPPKQQDMKVTNEMKAMCQEMNSVISAVSQRSEQHSRKLDGMERLMMGIQQVVSLIGENVKSSCLMELLFKEPPARKARATSNKLREHRGRANLKASKSQGKKKPPDTPEIAALRKQVQLLEEVQRFNRLNDERLHQDKALEVGGMVDNTLEEESYIDPTMINIIPDAPRIPVAEEVEVSEQKGKKITELNKLERDKPLILTKHKDKGDKWEEEPGRVQVHDVQVEAKEEEEHEQQGDMTICDGEQPSDNDGTEPKNVLTENSPTIEAFEYMNSHEKNIQVFHESMVELNQTSEVISYRKSDATKGDFEKDKHGTSCMNEEEEKQEPMKDNDSAMTAQMEEEEKEGKDRTEVEMEESDVEDDVEETEEEYFIDCSPPPSAPFKHRIVSAKPNQISNFYSINKQEILGGGRFGQVHKCIENSSGLTFAAKIIKAKSLKEKDFVKNEVLVMNQLDHANLIQLYAAYESRTDVILVLEYVDGGELFDRIIDENYKLTELDSIMFIRQICDGIQHMHKMYILHLDLKPENIMCVSRITNKIKIIDFGLARNWLTKILVWIFAFWI, translated from the exons ATGAGTTCAAAAGTAGTTAATTCACTGGCAAAGGTTTTTGACCCCAAATCTGTCGCTGTCATGGGAAAACCAGGAAAGCTACCCACGGAAGTTGACGGGCACCCTGTAACCTTCTCCCACATCCAGACTAAGATCGATTCTTTGAGTGACAAGATAGACAAGCTCATCCACATCCAGGAGAAGGTTCTCCACCGGCTGGATGGCTTGTCTCAGGACATCGACGGCATTGAAAAGGACGTAGAGACACTGAAGGTGGACAAGGAGGAGATCCATGTGCTGCCTCCCAAGCAGCAGGACATGAAAGTCACCAACGAGATGAAAGCGATGTGCCAGGAGATGAACAGCGTCATATCAGCCGTCAGCCAGAGGTCTGAGCAGCACTCCAGAAAGCTGGACGGGATGGAGAGGTTGATGATGGGCATCCAACAGGTCGTCAGCTTAATCGGAGAAAATGTGAAGAGCTCCTGCCTCATGGAGCTGCTTTTCAAAGAGCCTCCGGCTCGCAAGGCCAGGGCAACGTCGAACAAG CTGAGAGAACACAGAGGACGTGCAAATCTAAAGGCCTCGAAATCCCAGGGGAAGAAGAAGCCTCCAGACACACCAG AAATAGCCGCCTTAAGGAAACAGGTCCAGCTTCTTGAAGAAGTTCAGAGATTCAACAGGCTGAATGATGAGAGACTGCACCAAGACAAAGCTCTTGAGGTTGGAGGTATGGTGGACAATACCTTGGAAGAGGAAAGTTACATAGATCCCACCATGATAAATATTATCCCGGATGCTCCCCGCATCCCTGTGGCAGAAGAGGTCGAGGTTTCAGAACAGAAAGGAAAGAAGATAACGGAGTTGAACAAGCTGGAGAGGGACAAGCCATTGATTCTTACCAAGCATAAAGACAAGGGTGACAAATGGGAAGAAGAACCAGGACGTGTTCAAGTTCATGATGTGCAGGTGGAGGCCAAGGAAGAAGAAGAACATGAGCAACAAGGAGACATGACCATTTGTGACGGTGAACAGCCCTCAGATAATGATGGAACTGAACCTAAAAATGTTCTTACAGAAAATAGTCCTACCATAGAAGCTTTCGAATACATGAACAG CCatgaaaaaaacatacaagTGTTTCATGAGTCGATGGTGGAGCTGAATCAGACCAGTGAGGTCATTTCCTATAGGAAATCGGACGCGACAAAAGGAGACTTTGAGAAGGATAAACATGGGACAAGTTGCATGAATGAAGAGGAAGAAAAGCAGGAACCTATGAAAGACAATGATTCTGCCATGACAGCACAGATGGAGGAAGAGGAAAAAGAGGGGAAGGACAGGACAGAGGTAGAGATGGAAGAGTCAGATGTGGAAGATGATGTGGAAGAGACTGAAGAAGAGTACTTCATAG ACTGCAGtccccccccctctgccccctTCAAGCATCGCATTGTGTCAGCGAAACCCAACCAAATCTCCAACTTCTATTCGATCAACAAACAGGAAATCCTCGGAGG GGGTCGTTTTGGCCAAGTGCACAAGTGCATAGAGAATTCATCAGGTCTTACCTTTGCTGCAAAGATCATCAAAGCAAAATCCCTGAAAGAGAAG GACTTTGTGAAGAATGAGGTTCTGGTGATGAACCAGCTGGACCATGCTAACCTGATCCAGCTGTATGCTGCCTATGAATCCAGGACTGACGTCATTCTTGTCTTGGAGTA CGTGGATGGAGGTGAGCTGTTTGACAGGATCATCGACGAGAACTACAAGCTGACTGAGTTGGACTCTATCATGTTCATCCGCCAAATTTGTGATGGGATCCAGCACATGCACAAAATGTACATCCTCCATCTGGACCTTAAG CCAGAGAACATAATGTGTGTGAGCAGAATCACAAACAAGATCAAGATCATTGACTTCGGGTTAGCCAGAAA TTGGCTGacaaaaatcttggtctggatttttgctttctggatctga